A region from the Streptomyces sp. 3214.6 genome encodes:
- a CDS encoding DeoR/GlpR family DNA-binding transcription regulator yields the protein MSENQNLLAEQRRALILDEVRRRGGVRVNELTRKLGVSDMTVRRDLDALARQGVLEKVHGGAVPIVEASTHEPGFEAKSGLELTAKEDIAKAAAQFVAPGSAIALSGGTTTYALAHHLVDVPDLTVVTNSVRVADVFHMAQRTSGPRQGAATVVLTGGVRTPSDSLVGPVADQAIAALHFDVLFLGVHGISAEAGLSTPNLAEAETNRRLVQSARRVVVVADHTKWGVVGLSSFAALEQVDTLVTDAGLPGAARTEISEHLRRLVVAGEPDEGTDI from the coding sequence GTGAGCGAGAATCAGAACCTCCTCGCGGAGCAGCGCCGCGCCCTGATCCTGGACGAGGTCCGGCGTCGCGGCGGCGTCCGTGTCAACGAGCTGACCCGCAAGCTCGGCGTGTCGGACATGACGGTGCGGCGCGATCTCGACGCGCTGGCCCGGCAGGGTGTCCTGGAGAAGGTGCATGGCGGCGCGGTGCCGATCGTGGAGGCGAGCACCCACGAGCCGGGCTTCGAGGCGAAGTCGGGCCTGGAGCTGACCGCCAAGGAGGACATCGCGAAGGCTGCCGCGCAGTTCGTCGCCCCGGGCAGTGCGATCGCGCTGTCGGGTGGTACGACGACGTACGCGCTGGCGCATCACCTGGTGGACGTGCCCGATCTGACCGTGGTGACCAACTCGGTGCGGGTCGCCGACGTCTTCCACATGGCGCAGCGCACCTCGGGCCCGCGGCAGGGCGCCGCGACGGTCGTGCTGACCGGCGGGGTGCGCACGCCGTCCGACTCGCTGGTGGGTCCGGTCGCCGACCAGGCGATCGCGGCGCTCCACTTCGATGTGCTGTTCCTCGGCGTGCACGGGATATCGGCCGAGGCCGGTCTGTCGACGCCGAACCTCGCGGAGGCCGAGACCAACCGGCGCCTGGTGCAGTCGGCGCGCCGGGTCGTGGTGGTCGCTGACCACACCAAGTGGGGTGTGGTGGGCCTGAGTTCGTTCGCGGCGCTGGAGCAGGTCGACACGCTGGTGACGGACGCGGGTCTGCCGGGCGCGGCCCGCACGGAGATCTCCGAGCACCTGCGGCGGCTGGTCGTCGCGGGCGAGCCCGATGAGGGTACAGACATCTGA
- a CDS encoding Rv1733c family protein yields the protein MGAIRGIWHWRHNPLRRATDLAEAWVAFSALLLILVVAPVVGSVVGAVAQGVLQQAVREQRVSRHEVTATVVRKVDGSPLEVDPETVTGRDARTRVVADWTAPDGTTRHGTVLAGLKTPHSGDHFEMWTDGHGRLAARPLDSATATTHAVLAGFGAALLTAGLVEGGRRLIVWRMVRRRYTRWDQAWDRAGPDWGRTGTGS from the coding sequence GTGGGAGCAATCCGCGGAATCTGGCACTGGCGACACAACCCGCTGCGCCGTGCGACGGACCTGGCCGAGGCCTGGGTGGCCTTCTCGGCCCTCCTTCTGATCCTTGTCGTGGCGCCCGTGGTGGGCTCCGTCGTCGGGGCGGTCGCGCAAGGCGTCCTGCAGCAGGCGGTCCGCGAACAGCGCGTGTCCCGCCACGAGGTCACGGCCACCGTGGTGCGGAAGGTGGACGGCTCGCCCCTGGAAGTGGACCCCGAGACGGTCACCGGCCGCGACGCCCGTACGCGGGTCGTCGCGGACTGGACCGCGCCGGACGGCACCACGCGGCACGGCACGGTCCTGGCGGGCCTCAAGACCCCGCACAGCGGCGACCACTTCGAGATGTGGACCGACGGCCACGGCCGGCTGGCGGCCCGCCCGCTGGACTCCGCCACGGCGACGACACACGCCGTGCTCGCCGGTTTCGGCGCGGCCCTGCTCACCGCGGGCCTCGTCGAGGGCGGCCGACGGCTGATCGTCTGGCGCATGGTCCGCCGCCGGTACACCCGTTGGGATCAGGCCTGGGACCGGGCGGGCCCGGACTGGGGCCGCACCGGCACCGGCAGCTGA
- a CDS encoding TerD family protein, which yields MSKGSNAPVPTTALRVELGWRSGPGVPDADASALLLVGGKVRSDADFVFYNQPAHSSGAVRHEGKRDAAGRVTDTLLVDLARVEPTIETVVLAASTDGGSFGRVPDLYIEVRDPAAGTVVARFDASGATVETAFVLGEFYRRQGAWKFRAVGQGYDSGLEGLATDFGITVDEPQHTAAPVPPTPHSPPPPPPATPAFPATVPPPAHQAPPPPPPSAPPAAPVRLTKVTLTKAAPSVSLTKQGGTSGALHVNLNWETRKQFSGWGSKRGRAMALHNDLDLDLCALYELADGRKGVVQALGNAFGALHQPPYIHLDGDDRTGAVASGENLTVNLDHKNDFRRILVFVTIYEGARSFADLHATVTLRPQFGAAIDFSLDECTVPSTVCALALITNHGGDLVVQREARYLVPERGVSPQRTVDHAYGWGMNWTPGRK from the coding sequence ATGTCGAAGGGGTCCAATGCCCCGGTGCCGACCACGGCACTGCGAGTCGAACTGGGCTGGCGCTCGGGACCGGGCGTTCCGGACGCGGACGCGTCGGCGCTGCTCCTCGTGGGCGGAAAGGTCCGTTCCGACGCCGACTTCGTGTTCTACAACCAGCCGGCCCACTCCTCCGGGGCGGTTCGCCACGAAGGCAAGCGCGACGCCGCGGGCCGCGTCACGGACACCCTTCTCGTCGACCTCGCGCGCGTGGAGCCCACGATCGAGACCGTGGTCCTGGCCGCTTCGACGGACGGCGGCTCCTTCGGCCGGGTCCCGGACCTCTACATCGAGGTACGGGACCCGGCCGCGGGCACCGTCGTGGCGCGGTTCGACGCTTCCGGCGCCACCGTCGAAACGGCCTTCGTGCTCGGCGAGTTCTACCGCCGCCAGGGCGCCTGGAAGTTCCGGGCCGTCGGACAGGGCTACGACAGCGGCCTCGAAGGCCTGGCCACGGACTTCGGGATCACCGTGGACGAGCCGCAGCACACCGCCGCCCCGGTGCCGCCGACCCCGCACTCCCCGCCCCCTCCGCCGCCGGCCACGCCCGCTTTCCCGGCCACGGTTCCCCCGCCCGCCCACCAGGCCCCGCCCCCGCCCCCTCCGTCGGCGCCGCCCGCCGCGCCGGTCCGGCTGACCAAGGTGACGCTCACCAAGGCCGCCCCGTCGGTCTCCCTGACCAAGCAGGGCGGCACCTCGGGCGCCCTCCACGTGAACCTCAACTGGGAGACGCGCAAGCAGTTCTCGGGGTGGGGCAGCAAACGCGGGCGGGCGATGGCCCTGCACAACGACCTCGACCTCGACCTGTGCGCCCTGTACGAACTCGCCGACGGCCGCAAAGGCGTGGTCCAGGCCCTCGGCAACGCCTTCGGTGCCCTGCACCAGCCGCCCTACATCCACCTTGACGGCGACGACCGTACCGGCGCGGTGGCGAGCGGCGAGAACCTGACCGTCAACCTCGACCACAAGAACGACTTCCGGCGCATCCTCGTCTTCGTGACCATCTACGAGGGCGCCCGTTCCTTCGCCGACCTGCACGCCACGGTCACCCTGCGACCGCAGTTCGGCGCCGCGATCGACTTCTCCCTGGACGAGTGCACGGTCCCCTCGACCGTGTGCGCCCTCGCACTGATCACCAACCACGGCGGCGACCTCGTCGTCCAGCGCGAGGCCCGCTACCTGGTTCCCGAGCGCGGGGTGAGCCCGCAGCGGACCGTCGACCACGCCTACGGGTGGGGCATGAACTGGACGCCGGGCCGCAAGTAG
- a CDS encoding ATP-binding protein, giving the protein MITNPSRHCTVELQALPSRIGQVRRIVSAQLRYWHLDPLIDRAALGVTELLTNVHLHAQPDKVCVVELELLSDRLTVSVRDHDPRLPVVGEMKDAAALDTCGRGLAMVAAVSESWGARPDGESGKVVWFTLPTPVAVRELAARPPRRTPQEQLSPRFTEVVAVDELRPAHAPARSAVVG; this is encoded by the coding sequence GTGATCACCAACCCAAGCAGGCACTGCACGGTGGAGCTTCAGGCCCTGCCGTCGCGGATCGGCCAGGTCCGCAGAATCGTATCGGCGCAGTTGCGCTACTGGCATCTGGATCCGCTGATCGACCGGGCCGCGCTCGGTGTGACCGAGCTGTTGACCAACGTCCACCTGCACGCCCAGCCCGACAAGGTGTGCGTCGTGGAGCTGGAGCTGCTGTCCGACCGGCTCACCGTCTCCGTGCGCGACCACGATCCGCGGCTGCCGGTCGTGGGTGAGATGAAGGACGCCGCGGCCCTCGACACGTGCGGGCGCGGCCTCGCCATGGTGGCCGCGGTGAGCGAGAGCTGGGGCGCCCGGCCGGACGGCGAGTCGGGCAAGGTCGTGTGGTTCACGCTGCCGACGCCCGTCGCCGTGCGCGAACTGGCGGCGCGTCCGCCGCGCCGCACGCCCCAGGAGCAGCTCTCGCCCCGGTTCACCGAGGTGGTCGCCGTCGACGAGCTGCGGCCCGCACACGCTCCCGCCCGGTCGGCCGTCGTCGGCTGA
- a CDS encoding SHOCT domain-containing protein, which produces MNTLANWDGGGPGPWILFFPLIWAAVVIGVVTFLRGTVRRGRRGPWNAVGDPRPTGDSPLAVLGRRFASGEIDEDEYWRRLSVLDEQFGRTGKGGAA; this is translated from the coding sequence ATGAACACGCTGGCGAACTGGGACGGTGGCGGCCCCGGCCCGTGGATCCTGTTCTTTCCGCTGATCTGGGCGGCCGTGGTGATCGGCGTCGTCACGTTCCTGCGCGGCACCGTCCGGCGCGGCCGTCGCGGCCCCTGGAACGCGGTCGGCGACCCCCGCCCCACCGGCGACTCGCCGCTCGCGGTCCTCGGCCGTCGCTTCGCCTCCGGCGAGATCGACGAGGACGAGTACTGGCGCCGGCTGTCCGTCCTGGACGAGCAGTTCGGCCGCACGGGCAAGGGCGGCGCGGCATGA
- a CDS encoding MOSC domain-containing protein, with protein sequence MGNAQLLSIHVHPVKAFRGQAPREAVVEPWGLAGDRRWTLIDHGGKVVTQRQQPRLALAAAELLPGGGVRLSAPGLEPLAVPAPEPAGTVSVEIFGDKVEGVPADAAAHAWCSAHLGADVRLVHMDDPATRRPVDPEYALPGETVSFADGYPLLVTTTASLDALNSLIAQGGHAGEGPLPMNRFRPNLVVAGTGPWAEDGWSRLAVGEVEFRVAKSCGRCVVTTTDQSTAGRGKEPLSTLGRHRRLDGKLVFGQNLVPLSRGTVRVGDTVRVIA encoded by the coding sequence ATGGGGAATGCGCAGCTGCTGTCGATACACGTCCATCCGGTCAAGGCGTTCCGGGGCCAGGCGCCCCGGGAAGCCGTCGTGGAGCCCTGGGGGCTGGCCGGTGACCGACGCTGGACGCTGATCGACCACGGGGGAAAGGTCGTCACACAACGCCAGCAGCCGCGCCTCGCGCTGGCCGCCGCCGAGCTTCTGCCCGGCGGCGGCGTGCGTCTGTCCGCGCCCGGTCTGGAGCCGCTGGCCGTGCCGGCGCCCGAGCCGGCGGGCACAGTCTCGGTGGAGATCTTCGGCGACAAGGTGGAGGGGGTCCCCGCCGACGCCGCCGCACACGCCTGGTGCAGCGCCCATCTCGGCGCCGACGTACGGCTGGTGCACATGGACGACCCCGCGACGCGCAGGCCAGTCGATCCCGAGTACGCGCTGCCCGGCGAGACCGTGTCCTTCGCCGACGGATATCCGCTGCTGGTCACCACGACCGCCTCCCTCGACGCCCTCAACTCCCTGATCGCGCAGGGTGGGCACGCCGGGGAGGGGCCGCTGCCGATGAACCGGTTCCGGCCGAACCTGGTCGTGGCGGGCACCGGCCCCTGGGCCGAGGACGGCTGGTCGCGCCTCGCCGTCGGCGAGGTCGAGTTCCGCGTCGCCAAGTCCTGCGGACGGTGTGTCGTGACCACCACCGACCAGAGCACCGCCGGGCGCGGCAAGGAGCCGCTGTCCACCCTCGGCCGGCACCGGCGCCTCGACGGCAAGCTCGTCTTCGGACAGAACCTGGTGCCCCTCTCCCGGGGCACGGTCAGGGTCGGCGACACGGTGCGCGTCATCGCGTAG
- a CDS encoding right-handed parallel beta-helix repeat-containing protein encodes MAQGTVQVTHTGTSRWRRRTGEYASLAAALEAAAEGDVLTIAPGTYRENLVVQRSVTLRGPEGSPGSVRLAPVDGVPLTVRASAVVQDLHVEGQDAAAPAVLVEEGTPELLNLRIVTRSAAGIEVRGSARPTVRRCTVDNPAGVGIAVVDGGGGVFEECEVVAAGQAGVAVRGGAHPRLERCRVHHTSGAGLSATGDNSALEAVGCEVYEVRGSGVQITARATAHLTDCDVHRTTADGVTLDTDAVLTLADCRIHDIPENAVDLRSRSVLTLTRTTVRQFGRNGLSVWDPGTRVDANQCEIFDSTGDYPAVWVSDGATAVLDSCRVHDVPDALFVLDRGSRADVVDSDLSQVRNTAVSVSDGATAQLDDCRIRDAATGAWFRDHGSGGTLNNCTVDSTQTGVIVTKGADPTVERCTVDSPAEAGFYVSAGGRGSFLNCRVTNSGGYGFHVIDGSRTTLRKCRTERCARGGYEFADAGADATPGSGPVVEDCTSDESAGVRTPMATAAPETAVQTTAQSPGLLGMIPEQRVTEAEPQQAAAEPQTSVRTSKDVLGELDTLVGLESVKREVRALIDMIEVGRRRQQAGLKAASVKRHLVFTGSPGTGKTTVARLYGEILAALDVLEKGHLVEVSRVDLVGEHIGSTAIRTQEAFQRAHGGVLFIDEAYALSPEDAGRDFGKEAIDTLVKLMEDHRDAVVVIVAGYTAEMERFLSVNPGVASRFSRTITFGDYGPDELLRIVEQQAEEHEYRLGPGTADALLKYFTELPKGPAFGNGRTARQTFEAMVERHASRVAQVAEPNKDDLTLLYAEDLPELP; translated from the coding sequence ATGGCACAGGGCACGGTCCAGGTGACGCACACCGGCACATCGAGGTGGCGGCGCCGCACGGGTGAGTACGCATCGCTCGCCGCCGCCCTGGAGGCCGCGGCCGAGGGCGATGTCCTCACCATCGCTCCCGGCACCTACCGGGAGAACCTCGTGGTGCAGCGGTCGGTGACACTGCGCGGCCCCGAGGGCTCCCCCGGCTCCGTGCGCCTCGCGCCCGTGGACGGGGTGCCGCTGACCGTGCGGGCCTCGGCGGTGGTGCAGGACCTCCATGTGGAGGGCCAGGACGCGGCGGCGCCCGCGGTGCTCGTCGAGGAAGGCACACCGGAGCTGCTGAACCTGCGGATCGTCACCCGCTCCGCCGCGGGCATCGAGGTGCGCGGCAGCGCCCGCCCGACGGTGCGGCGGTGCACGGTGGACAACCCGGCGGGCGTCGGCATCGCCGTGGTCGACGGCGGCGGCGGTGTCTTCGAGGAGTGCGAGGTCGTCGCGGCGGGTCAGGCCGGCGTCGCGGTGCGCGGGGGCGCCCACCCCCGGCTGGAGCGCTGCAGGGTGCACCACACCTCGGGCGCGGGACTCAGCGCGACCGGCGACAACTCGGCGCTGGAGGCGGTGGGTTGCGAGGTGTACGAGGTCAGGGGCAGCGGTGTGCAGATCACCGCCCGGGCCACCGCGCACCTCACCGACTGCGATGTGCACCGCACGACCGCCGACGGCGTCACCCTCGACACGGACGCCGTGCTCACCCTCGCCGACTGCCGTATCCACGACATCCCGGAGAACGCGGTCGACCTGCGTTCCCGTTCCGTCCTGACGCTGACCCGCACGACGGTGCGTCAGTTCGGGCGCAACGGTCTTTCGGTGTGGGACCCGGGCACGCGCGTGGACGCCAACCAGTGCGAGATCTTCGACAGCACCGGCGACTACCCGGCCGTCTGGGTCAGCGACGGCGCCACCGCGGTCCTCGACTCCTGCCGGGTGCACGACGTGCCGGACGCGCTGTTCGTCCTCGACCGCGGCTCGCGCGCGGACGTCGTCGACAGTGACCTCTCCCAGGTCCGCAACACGGCCGTGTCGGTGAGCGACGGCGCGACCGCCCAGCTCGACGACTGCCGGATCCGGGACGCGGCGACCGGCGCGTGGTTCCGTGACCACGGCAGCGGCGGCACCCTCAACAACTGCACGGTGGACAGCACGCAGACCGGCGTGATCGTCACCAAGGGTGCCGACCCCACCGTCGAGCGCTGCACGGTCGACTCCCCCGCCGAGGCCGGGTTCTATGTGTCGGCCGGCGGTCGCGGCAGCTTCCTGAACTGCCGGGTGACCAACAGCGGCGGCTACGGCTTCCACGTGATAGACGGCAGTCGTACGACGCTGCGCAAGTGCCGTACGGAGCGCTGCGCGCGCGGTGGCTACGAGTTCGCGGACGCCGGGGCGGACGCCACGCCCGGTTCCGGTCCGGTGGTCGAGGACTGCACCAGCGACGAGAGCGCGGGCGTGCGGACGCCGATGGCCACGGCGGCGCCGGAGACGGCCGTGCAGACGACCGCCCAGTCGCCCGGTCTGCTCGGGATGATTCCCGAGCAGCGTGTCACCGAGGCGGAGCCGCAGCAGGCCGCCGCCGAACCGCAGACGTCGGTGCGGACGTCCAAGGACGTGCTCGGCGAACTGGACACGCTGGTGGGCCTGGAGAGCGTCAAGCGGGAAGTGCGGGCCCTCATCGACATGATCGAGGTGGGCCGTCGCCGGCAGCAGGCCGGGCTCAAGGCGGCGTCCGTCAAGCGCCACCTGGTCTTCACCGGCTCCCCCGGCACCGGCAAGACGACGGTCGCGCGTCTCTACGGCGAGATCCTCGCCGCCCTCGACGTCCTGGAGAAGGGCCACCTCGTCGAGGTGTCCCGTGTCGACCTGGTCGGCGAGCACATCGGCTCGACGGCGATCCGCACCCAGGAGGCCTTCCAACGGGCGCACGGCGGTGTGCTGTTCATCGACGAGGCGTACGCGCTGTCGCCGGAGGACGCGGGGCGGGACTTCGGCAAGGAGGCCATCGACACGCTCGTGAAGCTGATGGAGGACCACCGGGACGCCGTGGTCGTGATCGTGGCGGGCTACACGGCTGAGATGGAGCGGTTCCTGTCGGTCAACCCCGGAGTGGCGTCCCGTTTCTCACGGACCATCACCTTCGGTGACTACGGTCCCGACGAGCTGCTGCGGATCGTGGAGCAGCAGGCCGAGGAGCACGAGTACCGGCTCGGCCCGGGCACCGCGGACGCCCTGCTGAAGTACTTCACGGAGCTCCCCAAGGGTCCCGCCTTCGGCAACGGGCGTACCGCGCGGCAGACGTTCGAGGCGATGGTCGAGCGGCACGCCAGCCGGGTCGCCCAGGTGGCGGAGCCGAACAAGGACGACCTGACGCTGCTGTACGCGGAGGACCTGCCCGAGCTTCCCTGA
- a CDS encoding PLP-dependent cysteine synthase family protein produces the protein MTTFHHTRTGATLDVDHSDTTYRDWLKEAVRKVQADANRSADTHLLRFPLPDRWGIDLYLKDESTHPTGSLKHRLARSLFLYGLCNGWIRPGRPVIEASSGSTAVSEAYFAKLIGVPFIAVMPRTTSTEKIRLIEFHGGQCHFVDDPRTMYEESARLAADGGGHYMDQFTYAERATDWRGNNNIAESIFRQLELERFPVPAWIVATAGTGGTSATLARYVHYTQRDTRICVADPENSCFFEGWTTGDPDVTCDCGSRIEGIGRPRMEPSFVPGAIDRMMKVPDAASVAAVRALEQAIGRKAGGSTGTGLWSALKIVAEMVADGRRGSVVTLLCDPGDRYLDKYYSDAWLAEQGLDIAPYTAVIESLLATGVWPA, from the coding sequence GTGACCACCTTCCACCACACCAGGACCGGCGCCACCCTCGACGTCGACCACAGCGACACCACCTACCGGGACTGGCTGAAAGAAGCCGTCCGCAAGGTCCAGGCGGACGCCAACCGTTCGGCCGACACGCACCTGCTGCGCTTCCCGCTGCCCGACAGGTGGGGCATCGACCTGTATCTCAAGGACGAGTCGACCCACCCCACCGGCAGCCTCAAGCACCGACTCGCCCGCTCCCTCTTCCTCTACGGCCTGTGCAACGGCTGGATCCGGCCGGGCCGCCCGGTGATCGAGGCGTCCAGCGGTTCCACCGCCGTCTCCGAGGCCTACTTCGCCAAGCTGATCGGCGTGCCCTTCATCGCCGTCATGCCGCGTACGACGAGCACCGAGAAGATCCGCCTGATCGAGTTCCACGGCGGCCAGTGCCACTTCGTCGACGACCCGCGCACGATGTACGAGGAGTCGGCCCGCCTCGCGGCGGACGGCGGGGGCCACTACATGGACCAGTTCACCTACGCGGAACGGGCCACGGACTGGCGCGGAAACAACAACATCGCCGAATCCATCTTCCGCCAACTGGAGTTGGAGCGGTTCCCGGTGCCCGCCTGGATCGTGGCCACGGCCGGCACCGGCGGCACCTCCGCGACCCTCGCCCGCTACGTCCACTACACCCAGCGCGACACCCGCATCTGCGTCGCCGACCCCGAGAACTCCTGCTTCTTCGAGGGCTGGACCACTGGCGATCCGGACGTCACCTGCGACTGCGGCTCGCGCATTGAGGGCATCGGCCGGCCACGCATGGAACCGAGCTTCGTACCCGGCGCCATCGACCGGATGATGAAGGTCCCCGACGCGGCCAGCGTCGCCGCCGTACGCGCCCTGGAGCAGGCCATCGGCCGCAAGGCGGGCGGCTCGACGGGCACCGGACTGTGGAGCGCACTCAAGATCGTCGCCGAGATGGTCGCCGACGGACGCCGGGGCAGCGTAGTCACCCTGCTGTGCGACCCGGGCGACCGCTACCTCGACAAGTACTATTCCGACGCCTGGCTCGCCGAGCAGGGCCTGGACATCGCCCCGTACACCGCGGTGATCGAGTCACTGCTGGCCACGGGCGTATGGCCCGCGTGA
- a CDS encoding DUF6643 family protein, which translates to MTSPRSTYGGGYYASFPDTPIYDSLVAERGTPQIAPIRVPAAYDMGSSNLPALPSALPALPAGPSQAPYGYPQAQQPAPLQQAPAAYIPPQAAAPRGYPGPQAQQQPRPAGHGMGYEAMRPAAPRPAAPQYQDPYNQQQQYRGGY; encoded by the coding sequence ATGACCTCCCCCCGCTCCACCTATGGCGGCGGCTACTACGCCTCCTTCCCGGACACTCCGATCTACGACTCGCTCGTGGCCGAGCGGGGGACCCCGCAGATCGCCCCGATCCGGGTCCCCGCCGCGTACGACATGGGCAGCAGCAACCTGCCCGCGTTGCCGTCGGCGCTGCCCGCCCTCCCGGCGGGCCCGTCCCAGGCGCCCTACGGCTACCCGCAGGCGCAGCAGCCCGCTCCGCTGCAGCAGGCCCCGGCGGCGTACATCCCGCCGCAGGCCGCCGCGCCGCGCGGCTATCCCGGGCCCCAGGCGCAGCAGCAGCCGCGCCCGGCGGGTCACGGCATGGGCTACGAGGCGATGCGCCCGGCCGCGCCCCGGCCCGCCGCGCCTCAGTACCAGGACCCGTACAACCAGCAGCAGCAGTACCGCGGCGGCTACTGA
- a CDS encoding SRPBCC family protein encodes MAHRLRSEGLDFVGTAPVRLIFAREVAASPEQVFRALAEDVSGWAEWFPGVNSIQPLDGGAGRDVRLVGGGRFRETVLVAKEPEAYAYRVDVTNAPGLRALVEEWRLAPAGTGTRVQWTFAADGNGALRAVLRLARSGLGRSFRDAVTRLDRRLTP; translated from the coding sequence ATGGCTCACCGGTTGCGTTCCGAAGGGCTCGACTTCGTGGGGACCGCTCCCGTGCGGCTGATCTTCGCGCGGGAGGTCGCGGCCTCTCCCGAACAGGTCTTCCGCGCGCTCGCCGAGGATGTGTCCGGCTGGGCCGAGTGGTTCCCGGGCGTGAACTCCATCCAGCCGCTGGACGGCGGTGCGGGGCGTGACGTACGGCTGGTGGGCGGCGGGCGCTTTCGCGAGACGGTCCTCGTGGCGAAGGAGCCGGAGGCCTACGCCTACCGCGTGGACGTCACCAACGCGCCGGGCCTGAGGGCGCTGGTCGAGGAGTGGCGGCTGGCGCCGGCCGGGACGGGGACGCGGGTGCAGTGGACGTTCGCGGCCGACGGCAACGGGGCGCTCCGGGCCGTCCTGCGGCTGGCCCGGTCGGGTCTGGGACGGTCCTTCCGGGACGCGGTGACGCGACTTGACCGGCGGCTCACCCCTTGA
- a CDS encoding glycosyltransferase, translating into MSAIEWIAALSLAAWLWLLLCQGFFWRTDVRLPARGEPERWPSVGVVVPARDEAAVLPASLPSLLAQQYPGPAEIFLVDDGSSDGTGDLARDLARRLGGLPLTVDSPGEPPAGWTGKLWAVRHGIALARAREPEYLLLTDADIAHAPDSLRELVAAARTGGFDVVSQMARLRVESRWERLVVPAFVYFFAQLYPFRRISRRGARTAAAAGGCVLLRAEAAERARIPDAIRHAVIDDVALARAVKGGGGHVWLGLADRVDSVRPYPRLHDLWRMVSRSAYAQLRHNPFLLAGTVLGLALVYLAPPLALLTGLAVGSTAAAVLGGLAWLVMTGTYVPMLRYYGQPLWLAPWLPFTAFLYLLMTVDSAVQHYRGRGAAWKGRTYAHPDAVTDEG; encoded by the coding sequence GTGAGCGCCATCGAGTGGATCGCCGCCCTGTCCCTGGCCGCCTGGCTGTGGCTGCTGCTCTGTCAGGGCTTCTTCTGGCGCACGGATGTGCGACTGCCGGCTCGGGGAGAACCGGAGCGGTGGCCGTCGGTCGGTGTCGTCGTCCCCGCGCGCGACGAGGCGGCGGTGCTGCCCGCCAGCCTGCCCTCGCTGCTCGCACAGCAGTATCCAGGGCCGGCCGAGATCTTCCTCGTCGACGACGGCAGCTCGGACGGCACGGGCGATCTTGCGCGCGATCTCGCCAGGCGACTCGGCGGGCTCCCGTTGACGGTGGACTCGCCGGGTGAGCCGCCCGCGGGCTGGACCGGGAAGCTGTGGGCGGTGCGGCACGGGATCGCGCTGGCACGCGCGCGTGAACCGGAGTACCTCCTCCTGACAGACGCCGACATCGCGCACGCGCCCGACAGCTTGCGGGAGCTGGTGGCGGCTGCGCGCACCGGGGGTTTCGACGTCGTCTCCCAGATGGCCCGGCTGCGGGTGGAGAGCCGATGGGAGCGGCTGGTGGTACCTGCCTTCGTCTACTTCTTCGCGCAGCTCTACCCGTTCCGCCGGATCAGCCGACGAGGGGCGCGCACGGCGGCCGCGGCGGGCGGCTGCGTCCTGCTGCGCGCCGAGGCCGCCGAGCGGGCCCGGATCCCGGACGCCATCCGGCACGCCGTCATCGACGACGTGGCGCTCGCGCGCGCGGTGAAGGGCGGGGGCGGTCATGTCTGGCTGGGGCTGGCCGACCGTGTGGACAGTGTGCGCCCCTACCCGAGGCTGCACGACCTGTGGCGGATGGTCTCGCGCAGCGCCTACGCGCAACTGCGTCACAACCCGTTTCTGCTGGCCGGTACGGTGCTCGGCCTAGCCCTGGTGTACCTGGCGCCGCCGCTCGCCCTGCTCACCGGGCTCGCCGTCGGCAGTACGGCCGCGGCGGTGCTCGGCGGGCTGGCGTGGCTGGTGATGACGGGCACGTACGTCCCGATGCTGCGTTACTACGGTCAGCCGCTGTGGCTCGCTCCTTGGCTGCCGTTCACCGCGTTCCTCTATCTCCTGATGACGGTGGATTCCGCGGTGCAGCACTACCGGGGGCGCGGTGCGGCCTGGAAGGGCCGCACCTACGCACATCCGGACGCCGTGACCGACGAGGGCTGA